The Arachis ipaensis cultivar K30076 chromosome B07, Araip1.1, whole genome shotgun sequence genome includes a window with the following:
- the LOC110264386 gene encoding serine/threonine-protein phosphatase 7 long form homolog, whose product MRGHSALLSALVERWRPETHTFHLPVGEVTVTLEDVSYILGLPINGDTVTGRSDSSHQFLVENCIACFGREPGPDDHVLGKVNIAWVQRCRDTEPCDTQESLERYVRAHIFCMLGTIVFPDKSTVSLNSKFLPLLRDFYRISGYSWGAASLAHLYRSLCRASRYNCKEMDGPLILLFVWAWERMPFLAPIPRDQLGNIDVPLARRWSHWRRHMRYIRRPTTHFRRGLNDMGIDDFIWRPYMGVGIPDGLEPHMFMCSTQSPLVSFECIEWHATDRVRRQFGMQQLPPGPAFNLGRDYCKRLTGAQNHDWGQIYSQWVNRWTFDRYNTLQLGEEIIDFHPLPVYYDWYTQQYGIHLRLSDKVPGGEFGADEPQQQQEEPAGPHQGVPPHEQQERVLFLIPSIMVIRFINSYQ is encoded by the exons ATGAGAGGTCATTCTGCACTACTGAGTGCTTTGGTGGAACGCTGGAGGCCGGAGACTCACACGTTTCATCTTCCGGTCGGTGAAGTGACGGTAACACTGGAAGATGTGAGCTATATTCTTGGTCTCCCGATTAATGGGGATACTGTTACGGGTAGATCAGATAGCAGCCACCAGTTTTTGGTGGAGAACTGCATTGCGTGTTTTGGTCGGGAGCCCGGTCCGGACGATCACGTGTTGGGAAAGGTTAATATTGCTTGGGTCCAGCGGTGCAGAGACACCGAGCCGTGTGATACTCAGGAGTCTCTCGAGCGGTACGTCCGAGCGCACATTTTCTGCATGCTCGGTACAATTGTGTTTCCGGATAAGTCGACCGtttcactgaactcgaagttTCTACCGCTACTTAGGGATTTTTACCGGATTTCAGGGTATAGTTGGGGAGCAGCCAGTCTGGCACACCTATACAGATCGTTGTGTCGTGCCTCACGATACAACTGCAAGGAAATGGATGGCCCACTGATACTGCTTTTTGTTTGGGCGTGGGAGCGTATGCCGTTCCTGGCACCTATACCCCGCGATCAACTCGGCAATATTGATGTTCCACTAGCGCGACG GTGGAGTCATTGGCGCCGACATATGAGATATATACGGCGGCCCACTACGCATTTTAGGCGAGGTCTCAACGACATGGGAATTGACGAC TTTATATGGCGGCCATATATGGGAGTGGGGATTCCGGATGGCCTCGAACCCCATATGTTCATGTGCTCCACTCAGTCGCCTTTAGTGTCATTCGAGTGCATAGAATGGCACGCGACAGATCGGGTTAGACGACAGTTCGGGATGCAGCAGCTACCACCAGGCCCCGCGTTCAACCTTGGTCGTGATTACTGCAAGCGGCTGACAGGAGCACAGAACCATGACTGGGGACAGATTTACAGTCAATGGGTTAACAGATGGACATTTGACCGCTATAACACATTGCAGCTAGGCGAGGAGATTATTGACTTCCATCCTCTCCCAGTGTACTACGACTGGTACACGCAGCAGTATGGGATTCACCTGCGGCTGTCAGATAAAGTTCCAGGCGGAGAGTTTGGCGCCGATGAACCACAGCAGCAACAGGAAGAACCAGCTGGCCCTCACCAGGGAGTCCCGCCTCATGAGCAACAGGAACGTGTATTGTTTTTAATTCCTAGTATTATGGTTATTAGG
- the LOC107607800 gene encoding TMV resistance protein N-like: protein MTDHDAESCSSQFIYDVFLSFRGSTRCGFKDNLYTALTNKGITTFRDDENLRVVDRIRDTLLEAIKRSRMSIAVVCQNYASSAWCLDELVQIMECSNKGTKQPVFPIFYHVDPSDIRHQKNQYDQDMKKHESRYGKDSHKVQAWRLALYEVSNLSGKHCKVNR, encoded by the coding sequence ATGACGGATCATGATGCAGAATCCTGCTCCTCACAATTCATATACGATGTTTTTCTGAGCTTTAGAGGCTCCACAAGATGTGGATTCAAGGATAATCTCTACACCGCTTTGACCAATAAAGGAATCACTACCTTTAGAGATGATGAGAATCTTAGAGTTGTTGATAGAATCAGAGATACTCTTCTTGAAGCCATTAAAAGATCCAGGATGTCCATTGCTGTGGTGTGTCAGAACTACGCCTCTTCAGCATGGTGCTTGGATGAACTTGTCCAAATCATGGAGTGCTCTAACAAGGGAACAAAACAACCAGTTTTCCCAATTTTTTACCATGTGGATCCATCAGATATAAGGCATCAGAAGAATCAATATGACCAAGAcatgaagaagcatgaaagcagaTATGGCAAAGACTCGCACAAGGTACAAGCATGGAGGTTGGCTTTGTATGAAGTTAGCAATCTAAGCGGAAAGCATTGTAAAGTGAATCGGTGA